ATGGCCTCGGCCATCTGCTGCGTGCTCGTCACCCGGAAGCTCCGGTCGCGCTGCTCGATCAGTTCGTGGGCGCTGGAGCGGGCCTGGTACTCCACGATGCCGACGCAGCCACAGGCCAGCGCCCACAACAGCTCCGTGGCGAACTGCTCGCGGTAGGCCGTCTGGACGAACACGTGGGCGCCGCGGTAGACGGCCGCGCGCTCCGGGCGGTCGCAGGCGCCGGCGAAGGTCACGCGGTCGTCGATTCGCAGGTCCCGGGCCTGCCGCTCGTAGTCCTCGCGGTACGGGCCGTCGCCGATGATCGTCGCCGACCAGTCCCGCTCCCGTAGCTCGGCAAGCCCCAGCATGAGGCTCTGGACGTTGGCGCTCTCGTCCAGCGGGTGCGCGAAGGCCACGTCGACCTCCTCGGCCGGCGTCGTCTCCCGGATCAGGTCCACGTCGATGCTCTCGGGGATGACGGTCGTCGCGTCGCCGTCGGCTCCCTGCTCTCGCGCGTTCGTCCGGACCATCTCCGAGGGCGTCACGATCCGATCGGGCGCGCGGGCGGCCCACTCCGTCCGCCGACCGCCGGGCAGGTCCTCGTCGCCGAACCAGTCGACGAGCAGCGGGGCGCGGGCCAGCACGCCGCCGAGCTTCGCCGCCGGGACGCTCTCCGGCGGAGCCGGGTGCGCGTGGATCACGTCAGCGCCGTTGCGGGCGATCCGGACGGACAGGCGCGCCGCGAAGGCGACCGGGTTCGGCTCGGCGGTCACCGCGCGGTAGCTGACGTCGTCGGGCTCGAAGCGGCGCTCGTCCCCGTCCCACCACCGGGCACAGTAGACGGTCACGTCGTGGCCCGCGTCGGCCATCTGCCGGGCGACCCGCTCCAGCCGACGTGCCCCCTTCGCGTCCCGGTGGTGGGAAGTCTCCATCGAGACGAACGCCACGCGCATACGCTGCCGGTCCACGTGCCCGGTCAAAAATCCCCGCCTTTCCACGTTGACGGGCGCGGACAGTGGTGCTGGTTCCGGTCGTCGCCACGCCTTTGGCCGTCCCCACCGACGGTGTGCCCGTGCCTAGCTACGACCTCGAACGGTACCTGAACGTCCGGTACGCCACGGGCGCCTCCCTGGGACCCGACGGCACGCTCGCGTTCCGCTCCGACGTCACCGGGACCGCGCAGGTGTGGACGCTGGACGAGCCCGGGGCCTGGCCGGCCCAGCGGACCTTCTACGAGGACTCCATCTCGTTCGTCTCGTACTCGCCCGAGCGGCCGGAGCTGATCTTCGGCAAGGACGAGGGCGGCGACGAGCGAATGCAACTCCACCGCCTCGACCCCGACGGGACCGTCACCGACCTGACGCGGGACTCCGAC
This genomic interval from Halomicrobium urmianum contains the following:
- a CDS encoding glycosyltransferase family 4 protein, producing MRVAFVSMETSHHRDAKGARRLERVARQMADAGHDVTVYCARWWDGDERRFEPDDVSYRAVTAEPNPVAFAARLSVRIARNGADVIHAHPAPPESVPAAKLGGVLARAPLLVDWFGDEDLPGGRRTEWAARAPDRIVTPSEMVRTNAREQGADGDATTVIPESIDVDLIRETTPAEEVDVAFAHPLDESANVQSLMLGLAELRERDWSATIIGDGPYREDYERQARDLRIDDRVTFAGACDRPERAAVYRGAHVFVQTAYREQFATELLWALACGCVGIVEYQARSSAHELIEQRDRSFRVTSTQQMAEAIVDAGGFERLTIDEEFAEFDHDAVRGEYEDLYGRLIDERGLF